A DNA window from Thermococcus sp. 4557 contains the following coding sequences:
- a CDS encoding PIN domain-containing protein has protein sequence MVYADTDFFLALLKPNDWLKDNAKRIYERYKGDITTSETTFIELLLLAKRFNLDPVRITAAVMAITGIEDDLYLRAAYYMKEHNLNPFDAFQAAHCGGTIISSDKAFDRVGIKRIKLESPEK, from the coding sequence ATGGTCTACGCCGATACCGATTTCTTCCTCGCCCTCCTGAAGCCCAACGACTGGCTTAAGGACAACGCCAAGAGAATCTACGAGAGGTATAAGGGAGACATAACTACATCAGAAACAACCTTCATAGAGCTCCTTCTCCTCGCCAAGAGGTTCAATCTTGACCCGGTAAGGATCACCGCCGCGGTGATGGCCATAACAGGAATAGAAGACGACCTCTACCTGAGGGCGGCGTACTACATGAAGGAGCACAACCTCAACCCCTTCGATGCCTTTCAGGCCGCCCACTGTGGGGGAACGATAATCAGCTCGGACAAGGCCTTCGACAGGGTGGGGATCAAGAGGATAAAGCTCGAAAGTCCAGAAAAATAG
- a CDS encoding 50S ribosomal protein L15e produces MSMYKYIREAWKSPKKSYVGDLLKVRMIKWRREPVVVRAERPTRLDRARSLGYQAKQGYVIVRVRVRKGGRKRPRWKGGRKPSKMGMVKYSPKKSLQWIAEEKAARKFPNLEVLNSYWVGEDGMYRWFEVIMVDPHHPVIKADPKINWIAGKAHKGRVFRGLTSAGRKSRGLRNKGKGAEKVRPSIRANKGKGK; encoded by the coding sequence ATGAGCATGTACAAGTACATTAGGGAAGCCTGGAAGAGCCCGAAGAAGAGCTACGTTGGCGACCTTCTCAAGGTCAGGATGATAAAGTGGCGCCGTGAGCCGGTCGTCGTCCGCGCCGAGAGGCCGACCAGGCTCGACAGGGCCAGGAGCCTCGGCTACCAGGCCAAGCAGGGCTACGTTATCGTCCGCGTTCGCGTCAGGAAGGGCGGAAGGAAGAGGCCCAGGTGGAAGGGCGGAAGGAAGCCGAGCAAGATGGGTATGGTCAAGTACAGCCCGAAGAAGAGCCTCCAGTGGATAGCCGAGGAGAAGGCCGCTCGCAAGTTCCCGAACCTCGAGGTCCTCAACAGCTACTGGGTCGGCGAGGACGGAATGTACAGGTGGTTTGAGGTCATAATGGTCGACCCGCACCACCCGGTCATCAAGGCTGACCCCAAGATCAACTGGATAGCCGGAAAGGCCCACAAGGGTAGGGTCTTCCGCGGACTCACCAGCGCCGGCAGGAAGAGCCGCGGCCTGAGGAACAAGGGCAAGGGCGCCGAGAAGGTCAGGCCCAGCATAAGGGCCAACAAGGGCAAGGGCAAGTGA
- a CDS encoding AbrB/MazE/SpoVT family DNA-binding domain-containing protein: MLAKVDSKGRLYLPKELRKDLPREVYLVRVEDGILIIPKPEDPLKELEELGKKLPALTLEELKREIIKEAEKLAGE, from the coding sequence ATGCTGGCGAAAGTGGATTCGAAGGGAAGGTTGTACCTCCCCAAGGAGCTGAGAAAGGACCTCCCACGAGAGGTTTACCTCGTGAGGGTCGAGGACGGTATCCTCATAATCCCCAAGCCGGAGGATCCCCTAAAGGAGCTCGAAGAACTGGGGAAGAAGCTCCCCGCCTTAACGCTCGAAGAGCTAAAGAGGGAGATAATAAAGGAAGCCGAAAAGCTCGCAGGTGAGTGA
- a CDS encoding DUF835 domain-containing protein, with product MNISEVLGIVMASLSLTISALFILKCRDSGRFYPFAAAGWIFLALHAVLRVAGVPVSLREVLTYPFALSISLYIVLNAVEFNPQITRLLWMYMLIPTSHILYRVINYAGVNPPVCVGGIAGDSGVMLLITAYIAYVAFKRAILPLSIIPIGVVLMLYKVIQGTPFSFSLMAFGITVFALATIRVMGLRLFKGGSVPEVETTGLVLVEERKLKPLLNKYHNSPILLLTRGEGEFPESWSVFRLSSVPFENSIPPTALERLRHIIVQYLVEARKSGSRGLVVLDCLDFLFLYNDRLAVLKFLGDIRDHAIVNGGVVFVVVGESVDEQTRRLIEKLSDEKI from the coding sequence ATGAACATAAGCGAAGTGCTCGGTATTGTCATGGCCTCACTGAGCCTCACAATCTCAGCCCTTTTCATCCTGAAATGTCGCGATTCGGGGAGGTTCTACCCCTTCGCAGCTGCGGGCTGGATTTTTCTGGCCCTTCACGCGGTTCTTAGGGTTGCTGGTGTTCCTGTTTCCTTGCGTGAAGTGCTGACGTATCCCTTCGCCCTCTCAATTTCTCTGTATATTGTTCTGAATGCCGTTGAGTTCAACCCCCAAATCACGAGGCTCCTGTGGATGTATATGCTCATACCAACCTCCCACATTCTCTACCGCGTTATCAACTACGCTGGGGTTAATCCTCCGGTCTGTGTGGGGGGAATTGCAGGAGACTCCGGGGTGATGCTTCTCATAACTGCTTACATCGCCTATGTTGCCTTCAAAAGGGCGATTCTACCGCTCTCCATCATTCCAATAGGAGTCGTCCTGATGTTATACAAGGTTATTCAGGGAACCCCTTTTAGTTTCTCCTTGATGGCCTTTGGAATCACTGTGTTTGCCCTCGCAACGATTAGGGTTATGGGGCTAAGGCTCTTCAAGGGCGGGAGCGTTCCCGAAGTCGAAACGACGGGGCTCGTGCTCGTTGAGGAGAGAAAGCTTAAGCCTCTCCTCAATAAATATCATAATTCTCCAATCCTGCTCCTCACCCGTGGGGAAGGGGAGTTCCCCGAGAGTTGGTCAGTTTTTAGATTATCCTCGGTTCCCTTTGAGAACTCGATACCGCCAACTGCCCTTGAACGGCTTAGGCATATCATAGTCCAGTATCTGGTCGAGGCCAGAAAGAGTGGGTCCCGGGGACTCGTGGTGCTGGACTGCCTTGACTTTCTGTTCCTCTACAACGACAGACTCGCCGTTTTAAAGTTCCTTGGCGACATTAGGGACCACGCCATAGTTAATGGGGGCGTTGTCTTCGTGGTAGTTGGTGAGTCAGTAGATGAACAGACGAGACGGCTCATTGAAAAGCTGAGCGATGAAAAGATTTAA
- a CDS encoding TIGR00341 family protein, producing the protein MLRLEIYCDEGEGEKVRDVLTKWSLQFYAEEVQSNEHRALKFTVLVPDFVINDVVDELMKAVDLRKGHSSITWAPVSGKSVKYANSVKSLKKFKRRWTLAAIEGLIENANNQAQVDPIQLTLGAVASIIALFGLINDSIVMIISAMLLSPILGPLYGFSLNIVMGKGRDALDAVSSILKLLGVIFLSALLVSLALRFAGSMPLEPTHEILVRGDSGLVYILLAIILGYAGIVAIVSRIPEILAGVSIAAALVPPTTVIGISLAMGWWGIFRGSLVLTVENVLGLLSGSLLGLYVLNVSPRSYYERRAAKLYTKRTMLVLAIMLVTLVLVELLS; encoded by the coding sequence ATGCTCCGGCTGGAAATCTACTGCGACGAGGGCGAGGGTGAGAAGGTCAGGGATGTTCTGACCAAGTGGAGCCTCCAGTTCTACGCCGAGGAAGTGCAGAGCAACGAGCACAGGGCGCTCAAATTCACCGTCCTCGTGCCGGATTTTGTAATTAACGACGTCGTCGACGAGCTGATGAAAGCCGTTGACCTGCGGAAGGGTCACTCCTCGATAACCTGGGCCCCCGTCAGCGGGAAGTCCGTGAAGTACGCAAACTCGGTAAAGTCCCTTAAGAAGTTCAAGCGCCGCTGGACCCTGGCGGCCATAGAGGGGCTCATCGAGAACGCCAACAACCAGGCTCAGGTCGACCCGATTCAGCTCACCCTCGGCGCCGTTGCCTCGATTATAGCCCTCTTCGGCCTCATCAACGACAGCATAGTCATGATAATATCCGCCATGCTCCTCTCGCCGATCCTCGGTCCGCTCTACGGCTTCTCCCTCAACATCGTCATGGGCAAGGGAAGGGATGCCCTCGATGCCGTTTCCTCAATCCTAAAGCTCCTCGGCGTCATATTCCTGTCGGCCCTCCTCGTGTCCCTGGCCCTGAGGTTTGCGGGCTCAATGCCCCTCGAACCAACCCACGAGATACTCGTCCGCGGCGATTCCGGGCTGGTTTACATACTCCTGGCTATAATCCTCGGCTACGCCGGAATAGTTGCCATAGTTAGCAGAATCCCGGAGATTCTGGCCGGCGTCTCGATCGCCGCCGCCCTCGTCCCGCCGACAACGGTCATAGGGATATCCCTCGCTATGGGCTGGTGGGGAATTTTTAGGGGCTCGCTCGTCCTCACCGTTGAGAACGTCCTCGGCCTTCTCAGCGGTTCTCTACTTGGACTCTACGTCCTGAACGTCTCCCCCAGGAGTTACTACGAGAGAAGGGCCGCAAAGCTCTACACGAAGAGAACGATGCTGGTGCTGGCAATTATGCTCGTCACTCTGGTACTTGTGGAGCTCCTCAGCTAG
- the leuS gene encoding leucine--tRNA ligase, whose protein sequence is MAELNFKAIEEKWQKRWLEEKAFEPKANEKPKEKKFYITVAFPYLSGHLHVGHARTYTIPDVIARFKRMQGYNVLFPMAWHITGAPIVGIAERIKHRDPKTIHIYRDVYKVPEDILWKFEDPKEIVNYFMKAAKETFIRAGFSVDWTREFHTTSLFPPFSKFIEWQFWTLKDKGLVVKGAHRVRWDPVVGTPLGDHDIMEGEDVQILDYVIIKFILEEDGEEIYLPAATLRPETVYGVTNMWLNPEATYVKAKVKRGDKVETWIISKEAAYKLSFQDREIEVLEEFKGERLIGKYVKNPVTGDAVIILPAEFVDPDNATGVVMSVPAHAPFDHVALEDLKKETEILLKYDIDPRIVEEISYISLIKLEGYGDFPAVEEAEKLGVQSQKDVETLEEATKNIYKAEYHKGVFKIEPYAGKSVQEAKDLIAKELQETGIAEIMYEFAEKPVISRFGNQAVIKIIHDQWFIDYGNPEWKEKAREALAEMTIYPESRRAQFEAVIDWLDKKACARKVGLGTPLPWDPDWVIESLSDSTIYMAYYTISRHMNRLREEGRLDPEKLTREFFDYLFLEEFSEEREKELEEKTGIPAEMIREMKEEFEYWYPLDWRCSAKDLIPNHLTFFIFNHTAIFRKEHWPKGIAVNGFGTLEGTKMSKSKGNVLNFIDAIEENGADVVRLYIMGLAEHDSDFDWRRKEVGKLRRQVERFYELISEFAGYEAEETELKDIDKWMLHRLNKAIEGATQALEEFRTRTAVQWAFYSVLNDLRWYMRRTEGRDDAAKRFVLRKLAEVWVRLMAPFTPHISEELWEKLGGEGFVSLAKWPEPVEEWWNETIEAEEEFVKSLIEDIKEIIRVAKIEDAKRAYVYTAPEWKWRVVEVVAEKRDFKAAMSELMKDPEMRKRGKEISKLIQRLIKERAFDVKRIDEEKALREAKDFMEKELGIEIIINPEEDRGGKKKAAMPLKPAVFVE, encoded by the coding sequence ATGGCTGAGCTTAACTTCAAGGCCATTGAGGAGAAGTGGCAGAAGCGCTGGCTGGAAGAGAAGGCCTTCGAACCAAAGGCAAATGAGAAACCAAAGGAGAAGAAGTTCTACATCACGGTCGCCTTCCCGTACCTCTCGGGACACCTCCACGTCGGCCACGCAAGAACCTACACGATTCCCGACGTCATAGCGCGCTTCAAGCGCATGCAGGGCTACAACGTCCTCTTTCCGATGGCGTGGCACATCACCGGTGCGCCGATAGTCGGAATCGCCGAGAGGATAAAGCACCGCGACCCCAAGACGATACACATCTACCGCGACGTCTACAAGGTTCCGGAGGATATTCTCTGGAAGTTCGAGGATCCCAAGGAGATAGTCAACTACTTCATGAAGGCCGCGAAGGAAACCTTCATCAGGGCTGGCTTCTCCGTCGACTGGACGCGCGAATTCCACACGACGAGCCTCTTCCCGCCCTTCAGCAAGTTCATAGAGTGGCAGTTCTGGACGCTCAAGGACAAGGGACTGGTCGTTAAGGGTGCCCACAGGGTCAGGTGGGACCCGGTCGTCGGAACGCCCCTCGGTGACCATGACATAATGGAAGGAGAGGACGTTCAAATACTGGACTACGTCATCATCAAGTTCATCCTCGAGGAGGACGGCGAGGAAATCTACCTTCCAGCGGCGACGCTGAGGCCGGAGACGGTTTACGGCGTCACCAACATGTGGCTGAACCCCGAGGCAACCTACGTCAAGGCGAAGGTCAAGCGGGGCGATAAAGTTGAGACGTGGATAATCAGCAAGGAGGCCGCCTACAAGCTCTCCTTCCAGGACAGGGAGATTGAGGTTCTGGAGGAGTTCAAGGGCGAGAGGCTGATAGGCAAATACGTGAAGAACCCGGTCACCGGCGATGCGGTCATCATCCTGCCTGCGGAGTTCGTTGACCCGGACAACGCGACCGGAGTCGTCATGAGCGTCCCGGCCCACGCTCCCTTCGACCACGTTGCCCTCGAAGACCTCAAGAAGGAAACCGAAATTCTGCTCAAATACGACATAGACCCGAGAATCGTTGAGGAGATAAGCTACATCTCACTGATCAAGCTCGAGGGTTACGGCGACTTCCCGGCGGTTGAAGAGGCTGAGAAACTCGGCGTGCAGAGCCAGAAGGACGTTGAGACTCTCGAAGAGGCGACGAAGAACATCTACAAGGCCGAGTACCACAAGGGAGTCTTCAAGATAGAGCCCTACGCCGGCAAGTCCGTCCAGGAGGCCAAAGACCTCATAGCCAAGGAGCTCCAGGAGACGGGCATAGCCGAGATAATGTACGAGTTCGCCGAGAAGCCGGTGATAAGCCGCTTCGGCAACCAGGCGGTCATCAAGATAATCCACGACCAGTGGTTCATAGACTACGGAAACCCCGAGTGGAAGGAGAAGGCGAGGGAAGCGCTGGCGGAGATGACGATCTACCCCGAGAGCAGAAGGGCCCAGTTCGAGGCGGTGATAGACTGGCTTGACAAGAAGGCCTGCGCGAGGAAAGTCGGCCTTGGAACGCCGCTCCCGTGGGACCCCGACTGGGTCATCGAGAGCCTGAGCGACTCGACCATCTACATGGCCTACTACACGATAAGCAGGCACATGAACAGGCTCCGCGAAGAGGGCAGGCTCGACCCGGAGAAGCTCACGAGGGAGTTCTTCGACTACCTGTTCCTGGAGGAGTTCAGCGAGGAGCGCGAGAAGGAACTCGAAGAGAAGACCGGAATCCCGGCCGAGATGATCCGCGAGATGAAGGAGGAGTTCGAGTACTGGTATCCGCTCGACTGGCGCTGTTCCGCCAAAGACCTCATCCCGAACCACCTGACGTTCTTCATCTTCAACCACACGGCGATTTTCAGGAAGGAGCACTGGCCGAAGGGCATAGCCGTCAACGGCTTCGGAACGCTCGAGGGCACCAAGATGAGCAAGAGCAAGGGCAACGTGCTGAACTTCATAGATGCAATCGAGGAGAACGGTGCCGATGTGGTGAGGCTCTACATAATGGGATTAGCGGAACACGACAGCGACTTCGACTGGCGCAGGAAGGAAGTCGGAAAGCTCCGCAGGCAGGTTGAGAGGTTCTACGAGCTGATAAGCGAGTTCGCAGGCTATGAAGCGGAGGAGACCGAGCTTAAGGACATTGATAAGTGGATGCTGCACCGTCTGAATAAAGCCATCGAGGGGGCAACCCAGGCTCTCGAGGAGTTCAGGACGAGAACTGCCGTGCAGTGGGCGTTCTACAGCGTACTCAACGACCTGCGCTGGTACATGAGGAGAACCGAGGGAAGAGATGATGCCGCCAAGCGCTTCGTCCTTAGAAAGCTCGCCGAGGTCTGGGTCAGGCTGATGGCGCCATTTACACCGCACATCAGCGAGGAGCTCTGGGAGAAGCTGGGCGGAGAGGGCTTCGTGAGCCTGGCGAAGTGGCCGGAGCCGGTCGAAGAGTGGTGGAACGAGACCATCGAGGCCGAGGAGGAGTTCGTCAAGTCCCTCATCGAGGACATCAAGGAGATCATCCGCGTGGCAAAGATAGAGGACGCCAAGAGGGCCTACGTCTACACCGCCCCGGAGTGGAAGTGGCGCGTTGTCGAGGTCGTCGCGGAGAAGAGGGACTTCAAGGCAGCTATGTCAGAGCTCATGAAGGATCCGGAGATGAGGAAGCGCGGCAAGGAGATAAGCAAGCTGATACAGAGGCTCATCAAGGAGAGGGCCTTCGACGTCAAGCGCATAGACGAGGAGAAAGCCCTGAGGGAAGCCAAGGACTTCATGGAGAAAGAGCTCGGTATCGAGATAATCATCAACCCGGAAGAGGACAGGGGTGGAAAGAAGAAGGCCGCGATGCCGCTGAAGCCGGCGGTGTTTGTGGAGTGA
- the nikR gene encoding nickel-responsive transcriptional regulator NikR, with translation MKITRFGVSVPDELLERFDRIIEEKGYVNRSEAIRDMMRDFIVRHEWEEGDRDVAGTITIVYNHDEADVVKELLDLQHDYVDEIISSLHVHMDEHNCLEVVVVKGKATRIKEIAERLISLKGVKHGKLVMTTTGRELV, from the coding sequence ATGAAGATCACTCGCTTCGGTGTATCGGTTCCGGATGAGCTGCTCGAAAGATTCGACCGTATAATTGAGGAGAAGGGCTACGTCAACAGGAGCGAGGCAATAAGGGACATGATGCGGGACTTTATAGTCCGACACGAGTGGGAGGAGGGAGACCGGGACGTTGCCGGTACAATCACGATAGTTTACAACCACGACGAGGCCGACGTCGTGAAGGAACTCCTCGATCTCCAGCACGACTACGTTGACGAGATAATCTCAAGCCTCCACGTCCACATGGACGAACACAACTGCCTCGAGGTCGTCGTGGTCAAGGGCAAGGCCACGAGGATAAAGGAGATAGCCGAGAGGCTGATAAGCCTGAAGGGGGTAAAGCACGGGAAGCTCGTGATGACGACCACCGGGAGGGAACTGGTTTGA
- a CDS encoding RNA-binding protein — protein sequence MAKIRAHHIRITTFIHATEDEDKVLEAIGTFIPEEIDDEDVIFDIDETTGFFGNPIKVVNVEIKRSKAVRKFIDYFKELLSEEDRRYLLDHLDEKVDEEGTFYIRFNKQKAYLGEPEIDEGPDVVQVRIKVKAFPMKKEAVVKAVREWLEE from the coding sequence ATGGCAAAGATAAGGGCGCATCACATCAGGATTACCACGTTCATCCACGCCACCGAGGACGAGGACAAGGTTCTCGAGGCGATAGGGACGTTCATCCCCGAGGAGATAGACGATGAGGATGTCATCTTCGACATAGACGAGACCACGGGCTTCTTCGGCAACCCCATCAAGGTCGTCAACGTGGAGATAAAGCGGAGCAAGGCCGTCAGGAAGTTCATTGACTACTTCAAGGAGCTCCTGAGCGAGGAGGACAGGCGCTACCTCCTGGACCACCTTGATGAGAAGGTCGACGAGGAGGGAACCTTCTACATCCGCTTCAACAAGCAGAAGGCCTACCTCGGCGAGCCGGAGATAGACGAGGGGCCGGACGTGGTGCAGGTCAGGATAAAGGTCAAGGCCTTCCCGATGAAGAAGGAAGCCGTTGTGAAAGCCGTGAGGGAGTGGCTGGAGGAATGA
- a CDS encoding Ribonuclease P protein component 3, producing MSVGTPLGDGEEVSFSRDYFVEMDVRSEEAYELASEWFDEVVFTKKLVLDGPPDWGELKDELRFLRERYEKVALLLVTNRPGLIKEVKKRNLRALLYVQGGDMRVNRLAIENGVDALISPWLGRKDPGFDHTLAGMAARRGVAIGFSLAPLLSAGPYERVQILRFMTKTWQLVDKYGVPRFITSSAETRWEVRGPGDLMSLGRNIGMDAPRARASLNFYPRRLLKKV from the coding sequence ATGAGCGTCGGGACGCCCCTTGGGGACGGGGAGGAGGTATCCTTCTCCCGCGACTATTTTGTTGAGATGGACGTCAGAAGCGAGGAGGCCTACGAGCTGGCCAGTGAGTGGTTTGATGAGGTCGTCTTCACGAAGAAGCTCGTTCTCGATGGTCCCCCCGACTGGGGCGAGCTCAAGGATGAGCTCAGGTTCCTCCGCGAGCGGTACGAAAAGGTCGCCCTCCTGCTCGTTACAAACAGGCCGGGTCTGATAAAGGAGGTGAAGAAGAGGAACCTCCGTGCCCTCCTCTACGTTCAGGGCGGCGATATGAGGGTGAACCGTCTCGCCATTGAGAACGGTGTTGATGCCCTCATAAGCCCCTGGCTCGGGAGGAAGGATCCGGGATTCGACCACACCCTCGCGGGAATGGCCGCCAGGAGGGGAGTTGCCATAGGATTCTCCCTGGCGCCCCTGCTCTCCGCGGGCCCCTACGAGAGGGTTCAGATACTTCGCTTCATGACGAAGACCTGGCAGCTGGTGGACAAATACGGCGTGCCGAGGTTCATCACGAGCTCCGCGGAGACGAGGTGGGAGGTTCGCGGGCCCGGGGATCTGATGAGTCTCGGGAGAAACATAGGCATGGACGCCCCAAGGGCGAGAGCGAGCCTGAACTTCTATCCCCGGAGGCTTTTGAAAAAAGTTTGA
- the rqcH gene encoding ribosome rescue protein RqcH has product MKEEMSSVDIRYIVRELQSLVGSRVDKIYHDGDEIRIKLRTKEGRQDLILQAGKRFHVTTYVKEAPKQPSSFTMLLRKHLSGGFIDAIEQHGFDRIVKIRVGDYTLVGELFRRGNVILVDGENRIVAALRYEEYKDRRIMPKAEYQYPPARENPLEVTRDRFIELMRENEELELVRALARKLNMGGMYAEEISIRAGFDKTTPVKELSDEDLLRVYEAMMDTFNDEARPNIVLKDGNMHDVVPIELRIYEGFEKRYFTTFSEALDEYFGKITMEKARVEQTKRLEAKKRQLLMTLRKQEEMLKGFEEGAKANQEIGDLIYANYALIERLLEEFRKATETLGWDEFKKRIEEGKRAGNRVALMVKGTDPKEKAVTIELEGKKVRLYLNRSIGENAELYYEKAKKFRHKHEGALKAYEDTKRKLDEIERLIEEELKKELSVKRIERRKKKWFEKFRWFVSSEGFLVLAGKDAGTNEILIKRHMDDNDLYCHADVYGAPHVVIKDGQKAGEKTIFEACQFAVSMSKAWSRGVYSEDAYWAHPNQVTKQTPSGEYLGKGAFMVYGKRNWLHGLPLKLAVGVINYEGEDFVVCAPVDAIKAHTNRYIVIRPGSLKKSELVKRIKRILEKWGYKVREEDIMSALPPGNGEIAEVVG; this is encoded by the coding sequence ATGAAGGAAGAGATGAGCAGCGTGGATATCCGCTACATCGTGAGGGAACTGCAGTCCCTGGTTGGCTCTCGCGTTGATAAGATTTACCACGACGGCGATGAGATTAGGATAAAGCTCAGGACGAAGGAGGGGAGGCAGGATTTAATCCTTCAGGCCGGGAAGCGCTTCCATGTGACGACGTACGTGAAGGAGGCGCCGAAGCAGCCGTCGAGCTTCACCATGCTCCTCAGGAAGCACCTCAGCGGCGGGTTCATAGACGCGATAGAGCAGCACGGCTTCGACAGGATAGTGAAGATTCGCGTTGGGGACTACACCCTCGTCGGCGAGCTATTCAGGAGGGGAAACGTGATACTCGTGGACGGGGAGAACAGAATCGTTGCGGCGTTGCGCTACGAGGAGTACAAGGACAGGAGGATAATGCCGAAGGCGGAATACCAGTATCCCCCCGCCAGGGAGAACCCGCTCGAGGTAACGCGGGATAGGTTCATCGAGCTGATGCGGGAGAATGAAGAGCTCGAGCTCGTGCGCGCTCTGGCAAGGAAGCTCAACATGGGCGGAATGTACGCGGAGGAGATTTCCATCAGGGCCGGCTTCGACAAGACGACACCGGTTAAGGAGCTGAGCGATGAAGACCTGCTGAGGGTCTATGAGGCGATGATGGACACGTTCAATGATGAAGCGAGGCCCAACATAGTCCTCAAGGACGGAAACATGCACGACGTCGTTCCGATAGAGCTGAGAATCTACGAGGGGTTCGAGAAGCGCTATTTTACCACATTCAGCGAGGCCCTCGACGAGTACTTTGGAAAGATAACCATGGAGAAGGCGAGGGTCGAGCAGACGAAGAGGCTCGAGGCCAAGAAGAGGCAGCTCCTCATGACACTCAGGAAGCAGGAGGAGATGCTCAAGGGCTTTGAGGAGGGGGCAAAGGCCAACCAAGAAATAGGGGACCTGATCTACGCGAACTACGCCCTCATAGAGAGGCTTTTAGAGGAGTTCAGGAAAGCCACGGAGACACTCGGCTGGGACGAGTTCAAGAAGCGTATAGAGGAGGGCAAGAGGGCCGGCAACAGGGTCGCGCTCATGGTGAAGGGAACCGACCCGAAGGAAAAGGCCGTGACGATAGAGCTTGAGGGGAAGAAGGTCCGGCTGTACCTCAACAGGAGCATAGGCGAGAACGCCGAGCTCTACTACGAGAAGGCCAAGAAGTTCAGGCACAAGCACGAGGGGGCGCTTAAGGCCTACGAGGATACGAAGAGGAAGCTGGACGAGATAGAGAGGCTCATCGAGGAGGAGCTCAAGAAGGAGCTCAGCGTTAAGAGGATAGAGAGGAGAAAGAAGAAGTGGTTCGAGAAGTTCCGCTGGTTCGTCTCGAGCGAGGGCTTCCTTGTTCTGGCGGGCAAAGACGCCGGTACCAACGAGATTCTCATAAAGAGGCACATGGACGATAACGACCTCTACTGTCACGCGGACGTTTACGGCGCCCCGCACGTCGTCATCAAGGACGGCCAGAAGGCTGGAGAAAAGACCATCTTCGAGGCCTGCCAGTTCGCGGTTTCGATGAGCAAGGCATGGAGCAGGGGCGTTTACAGCGAGGACGCCTACTGGGCGCATCCGAACCAGGTCACCAAGCAGACGCCCAGCGGCGAGTATCTGGGCAAGGGGGCCTTCATGGTCTACGGCAAGAGGAACTGGCTCCACGGACTTCCGCTCAAGCTCGCCGTCGGCGTAATCAACTACGAGGGCGAAGACTTCGTCGTCTGCGCCCCGGTCGATGCAATAAAGGCCCACACGAACAGATACATCGTAATCCGCCCCGGTTCACTCAAGAAGAGCGAGCTGGTAAAGAGGATAAAGCGCATCCTCGAAAAGTGGGGCTACAAGGTAAGGGAAGAGGACATCATGTCAGCCCTGCCGCCCGGGAATGGCGAGATAGCCGAGGTCGTTGGCTAG
- a CDS encoding Xaa-Pro peptidase family protein → MRLSNLVSLMKERNFDGALISPGTNLYYLTGLHIHEAGERLTVLVVSADGDYRLLAPSLYENVVRNFPVTFWRDGENPYDKLAWILAEFHLSGGRLLIEDTMRADWLMKVIRLGSFEFHPLSSLMRELRMRKDKHEIEMMGHAAKAADRVFNEILSWDLLGMRERELALRIELAIREFSDGISFEPIVAGGENAANPHHAPGDRRLRKGDMVILDYGAKWKGYCSDITRTIAIGRPDERLVEIYEVVKEAQERAYRAVREGVLAREVDKAARETIAKAGYGEYFTHRTGHGLGLDVHEEPYIGPDGNVALENGMTFTIEPGIYVPGLGGVRIEDDVVVHDGRGKRLTRAERELITL, encoded by the coding sequence ATGCGGCTCAGCAACCTGGTTTCCCTCATGAAAGAAAGGAACTTCGACGGTGCCCTGATCAGTCCCGGGACCAATCTCTACTATCTCACGGGCCTCCACATCCACGAGGCTGGTGAGAGGCTCACCGTTCTGGTTGTGAGCGCCGACGGTGACTACCGGCTCCTGGCCCCGAGCCTCTACGAGAACGTGGTCAGGAACTTCCCGGTGACGTTCTGGCGCGACGGGGAGAACCCCTACGACAAGCTCGCCTGGATCCTGGCGGAGTTCCACCTGTCGGGCGGGAGGCTTCTCATAGAGGACACGATGCGCGCCGACTGGCTCATGAAAGTCATCCGCCTCGGCAGCTTCGAGTTCCACCCCCTGAGCTCGCTCATGAGGGAGCTCCGCATGAGAAAGGACAAGCACGAGATAGAGATGATGGGACACGCCGCCAAGGCAGCGGACAGGGTCTTTAACGAGATTCTGAGCTGGGATTTGCTCGGCATGCGCGAGCGGGAGCTGGCTCTGAGGATAGAGCTGGCAATAAGGGAGTTCAGCGATGGGATTTCATTCGAGCCGATAGTGGCGGGCGGTGAGAACGCCGCCAACCCCCACCACGCGCCCGGAGACAGGAGGCTCAGGAAGGGCGACATGGTGATACTCGACTACGGGGCGAAGTGGAAGGGCTACTGCTCGGACATCACGAGGACAATCGCCATTGGGCGGCCGGACGAGAGGCTGGTGGAGATTTACGAAGTCGTCAAAGAGGCACAGGAGAGGGCATACCGGGCCGTCCGTGAAGGTGTTCTCGCGAGGGAGGTTGACAAGGCCGCGAGGGAGACGATAGCGAAAGCAGGCTACGGTGAATACTTCACCCACAGGACGGGACACGGCCTTGGCTTGGACGTCCACGAAGAGCCCTACATCGGTCCGGACGGAAACGTGGCCCTGGAGAACGGCATGACCTTCACCATAGAACCCGGAATCTACGTTCCGGGTCTGGGCGGTGTTCGCATAGAGGACGACGTCGTCGTTCACGATGGAAGAGGAAAGAGGCTGACGAGGGCGGAGAGGGAGCTAATAACTCTCTAA